The genomic segment TCCACCCTCTAAAATCTCATCCAATCCTTTCCTGAGTTTTGCAATCACACAGAGGACTTAAAACCGTAAGAAcattttgtaatcccagctttctGAAACCCAACAGAGATATTGTCATCTGAAAACAAGGGGAGATTAAGTGCAAAATTTGATTCTGACAATAGCAGAAAGGAACAAGTTAGACAAAGAACGTCACAGAGAATTAATTCAAGCACCGCCGTGTAAAAGCTCCACAACCTTTTTCAAGACTCTAAACATGACATACAGTCTTGGTGAGGAAACAACCATTTTTAAAGGAGTTTGCTACAGGGACATGGCATCATCAAACTGAGATCTGTTAAATGAGAGATCCAGGTACATTTTAGGAGTTTTGCTCTTAACCCTGCCTTACTCTTTCTGGATGGATTCTCTTAGACATGAAGCATAAAGACAGCGAAACACACTGTTCTCTCTACACTGATGCAGTCCTCCCAAACCCACCTTTTCTATTCCACTGCCCGTGTATGCTGAGGTGCCTTTCCTGCGCTGCAAAACAGCTCTTTTTCTGCCTAGTTTTCACCCGTGATTATACAGTCAAATAATATAACAAcatgtaattatttaataattacaatTTGTGTAACACCTAAAGGCAAATAGAGGTTTTATGTGAAAATGCtctttttgtgagatggagtttcacactgtcgcccaggctggagtgcaatggcgcgatctcggctcactgcaacctctgcctcccaggttcaagtgattctcctgcctcagcctcctgagtagctggggttacaggcacccgccaccacgcccagctaattttcgtagttttagtagagacgggatttcaccatgtttgccaggctggtcccgaactcctgacctcaggtgatcctcccgccttggcatcccaaagtgctgggattacaggctcgagccactgcgcctggtcgtGAAAGTGCTTTTAAAGCTGTAAAGGTATATACAATCcaaaaatactcttttaaaaaaaattgtttttacatgGCAGGATACTTGGAAGCAACTGGATTTCCATTGCATCTCACAATCAGTGAGCAAGCCATTCTCATTTTCCACATTCAGGATTTTCCATGTCTTAATGATGGTATTTCTGGAATATTCCTGGATCTGACCCAGCCTCTGAAATTAGTCCTCATGACCTCCCCACCAGACTTAAAATCCATGAAGAAAGGTATGATATTCACTTATTTACTATTCTATTGCCGAGGCCTAGCCCTTGGTGGGCACTCAGTAATTTCTGTTAAGTGAATGAACCTTATTGGTCTTGCCTTCAGTCTCCTTCCATCCTACCTGACAATGTATTTTTTGCATTGCATTTTTGAAGCATCATTTCAAAACCACAgttctgggccgggtgcagtggctcacacctgtcatcccagcactttgggaggccaaggtgggcggatcacttgaggtcaggagtttgagaccagcctggccaaactggtgaaacactgtctctactaaaaatacaaaaaaaaaaaaaaaaaaaattagctgggcatggtggcgggcacctgtaataccagctactcgggaggctgagggaggagaattgcttgaacctgggaggcggaggttgcagtaagtcgagattgGATCACTtcactccagactaggtgacagagcgagactccatctcaaaaacaaaaagcaaaaaccaaaaaatccacAGTTCTGCTTGCATTTTGCATTGCATTTTGAAGCATCATTTCAAAAACACAGTTCTGCTTGCATCCTACACAAACTCACAAAACCTTCAAGGATTCTCCATTgccaataaaataaagtacaaactGCTGAATGTCACACTCGAGATCTTTCATGGTCTAGTTCCAAACCACCATTTTAGGCCCATTTCCCAGCCCTTATTCTCTCTCCCTGCCCAATCGCCAAATGATTCCCAAGCACGCCATGCAGGTTCACACTCCCAACCCTGACTTAATCTATGCCCCCTGCCTGACATGACCTTCCTTTGGCCCTCTTTATTCATCTGATCGAATTTCACTTATTCTTCAAAAAGCAGCTCAAATGTGACCTCGTCTAATGCTTTCTCTAGCTCCCCTTAGGGTTCTCCCATATAATTTAGGTCACAATCCTCTTATTACATGTTTCCCAGTTTAGCTGGTTTTCTCCCCTGActctctgccttttttgtttgtttgtttttgagacagggtttggctcttttgctcaggctgcagtgcagtggtgggatcttggctcactgcaacctctggctcccgggcCCAAGCCATtttcccatctcagactcccaagtagctgggactacaggttcatgccagcaagcccggctaatttttgtatatatttctttggtagagatgaggttgtaggctgggtgcggtggctcacgcctgtaatcccagcacttcgggaggccgaggcgggcggatcatgaggtcaggagatcgagaccatcctggctgacacagtgaaaccccgtctctactaaaaatacaaaaaaattagccgggcatggtggcaggctgtagtcccagctactcaggaggccgaggcaggagaatggcatgaacccatgaggcggagcttgcagtgagccgagattgtgccactgcactctagcctgggtgacagagcaagactccatctcaaaaaaaaaaaaaaaaaaaaagagaaagagatgaggttgcaccatgttgcctaggctagtcttgaactcttaacaTCAGGTGattcctcccgtcttggcctcccaaagtgctggggttataggcatgagccattgtgcctggccccaatGGTGCTTTAATAATGCCAACTATCATATGCCACCCACTGCTGCAAACCCACCAATGGCTTCCCTTCACGCAAAGCCTTGGCTTTTTTGGCCCCTGCTTTCCTCTCCAGTTTCATCTCTCCTACATTCCCCctcgctcactccagcctccttTGTCTCCGCTTCTCCTGGAACATGCCAAGCTATTCCCTCCTCAGGACTTTTGAACAgcctcccctctgcctggaaagctcttCTCCCAGATATATACATGACTTGCTCCTTTACTTCATTTGAGTTTCTACTCAGATATTCCCTCTgcagagaggccttccctaaTCACTCTCTAAAAGAGCACcctcagccaagcacagtggctcatgcctgtaatcccagcattttaggaggccgaggcgggaagattgtttgatgtcaggagttcaagaccaacctggccaacatagcaagaccccgtctctatgcagaaatattaaataaaaataacaataaaaataaaaaatattaaataaatataaataaatattaacggAGGGCACCCTCCATTAAGCCCTAATCTCTTACTTGCTTTATTTCTCCTCATGGCATGAAACACCAACAGTTTGTCACCATTACTTTTCCAtgcatttatgtatttgtttatttgttgctgAGGATAGAGACCATTTTGTTTGCTATCATATCCCTGGTAcctagaacactgcctggcaGATAACAGGCGctcaattatttgttgaatgaatggatcaaTCTTTGTATCCAAGATGACTACTGTAGTGTCTGGTTGTATACGTATTTGTCAAATAAGTGatcaaattaatacattttacaaaCGAAATGGAATCCTGCCATATGTCCAGGATTATCTGGGATATGAGTGCAGGTGTTTCATCCATTTGCTTCATggacataatttttatttatttactctagTAATCATAGGTAACATAATCAGATTCTTCAGTTTTTCAGAAACTAGTTGGTGATCAAGGTCTTGCCCAAAAATATTTAGGGCATTCCAGAAAGGTTACCAACAGTGGCACAGCAGGGATTTAGAATACCAGCAGTCCTCTGCCTCTCATTGGCTCCTGAGGGTTTCTGATAAGGTTCTTTATCTCCTGTGATTTATATTGAATGTGCCTTTGTTTTTAAACCTGCCGAACACTGATTATTCTGAGAGCTGGAACAGGTAAGACATTGACTGACCTCAGAATTCAAAGGGTGGACTCATTACACCCTGCGTATTCCAGCGGACCCTGCAGTGAGCCTTCAGGGCTGCAATGCCCCAGCCTGCTTCAGGATTTGGGCTTTAGGAACCTGAGTGGCTTTGATGTGGCTATTCAGTCCCTGAAGGGTAGCTGATCTGGGGAACAATTTGCCACACTTTCTAGTTCACTTTAGCCTCTGGGCAGTTGCTTTCCCAGCCCATCccattttccttaatttcttgCCTATGGGTAAGTAAAAGAAGCACGCagggcccagcgcagtggctcacgcctgtaatcccagcattttgggaggccgaggtgggcagatcatgaggtcaggagatcgagaccatcctggctaacatggtgagatcctgtctctactaaaaataaaaaaaattagctggacgtggtggcgggtgcctgtaatctcagctactcgggaggctgagacgggagaattgcttgaacccggggggcagaggttgcagtgagctgagatcgtgccactgcactccagtctgggtgatagagcgagtcTCTGTAAAGAAGCAGACACTGCAGAGAAGGATGAGCTCTCGGCATGAGTGAAGTGTAATATTGGCAATCTGTTCGTGTATcctattgtggtttttttttttttttttttttttttttttttttttttttttttttgaggcagggtctcattctgttgcccaggctggagtgtagtgacccaatctcagttcactgcaactttcacctcccaggctcaagtgattctcatgcctacaagtggctgggattacaggcgcccaccatcatgcctggctaatttttgtatttttaatagagatggggtttcaccatgttggccaggctagtcttgaactcctgacctcaagtgatctgctggtcttgacctcccaaagtgctggcattacaggtgtgagccactgtgcccagccttgtgtaCCCTTTTAATGAGGCCGAGCAGTGACCAGACGGTGGATGGCATTGGGGCCAGGGACCAGAACAGGGAGAGCCTGGGAGGAACCCCTCTAGCCCCCTGCAAATCTCAAGCACCGGATACTAAAGAAGAGTGGCAGATGGGGCCTCATGAGATGCAGGGGGAAGGGAACTGGCTTAACTGGATGGTTCCCTGTCCAAGCACTGGGCTAGGCCTTTTGTGTGCATAGTATCGTCTACTGTTACCAAGAAATTAGTTATACTtatcatctgcattttacagaagaggagaaCAAGACTCAGAGAGGTTGGTGACACCTGCCCAAGTTACCCAGAtggcaggtggcagagctgggatttgagatTCAAATCAGGCCTGGGAGGCTCTCTGGCTGCCCACCAAGAGCAGGAATTCCTGTAGCATCTAGAAAGGCATGAAGGTGAAAGAGGCGACAAGAGCTGGAGGGGCAGCAAATGGGTCCTACCTGAGAGTTGACCATCATCAGGTGCTGTCCAGACCTGGCTTCTCTTctattctgagaactgatatcCTGTGACTGACTTACCAGGCTCGTCCTAGTCCCCCCGCACGATATTGGGAGTGGAGGCAGCCCTCCACGGAGGCGCTGAGAGCCTTTACTCACAGCAGTGTCCTGTCACTGCATTCCGGCCCCTGCGTTTGTAGGCAGTGGTGTCATAGAGTGCCTTCATGCTCCTCGGGTCTCCGGTTCTCCCTGGACCTCTGTGGTCCTCACTGCCAAAGTTGTACCCCCTGGGGAGTGCACCCTGCCTGCATTTCTGGAGGTTCGGGCGGTTCCGGGACTCTGCAGGAGCCTCCAGGCGTGATAAAGAGCGCTGCCGGCACTCTCGGGGTCTCGGCCTCTTTGGGGCCCCTTGCCAAACCCCTTCCCTCCTCGCGCTCCCGCTCAGCGTTGCAGCGTCCCCTTCGCCGCCAGGGGCCGCCTGGAAGCGGGGCTCCCCAGGGCGGGGCGTGGCAAGGGGCGGGGCGCGGCGGTACCTGGGCCGCCAGGGAGCCGGGGGTGGGCTCTCCGGGGACAGCCGGCAGCGCCCCCAGATCTGCACCGCCAGCCGCCGGGAGCTCCGGGCTCCGGGCATAGAGGCTGCGCTGTCACATGGGCGGCGGCGACGGGGCCGCATTTAAGCGGCCGGGGGACGGCGCCCGCCTCCAGCGCGTCCTCGGGCTTGGCTCCCGCCGGGCGCCCCGTTCTCTGCCCGCCGGGGGCCCCGCGCCACGCCGCACCGCGCCGCCCCCGCCGGGCCATGCGAGCGCGGGCCCCGCCGCGATGAGCTCGCACATCGCCAAAAGCGAGTCCAAGACGTCGCTGCTgaaggcggcggcggcggcggcgagcgGGGGCAGCCGGGCTCCCCGCCACGGCCCTGCCCGGGACCCGGGGCTGCCCAGCCGCCGGCTAACTGGCTCCTGCCCGGGGACGCCGCAGTCGTCCGGGGACCCCAGTTCGCGGAGGCCCCTGTGCCGGCCGGCGCCGCGAGAGGAGGGCGCGCGGGGGAGCCAGCGTGGGCTCCCCCAGGCGCACTGCAGGCCCCGGGAGGCGCTGCCGGCCGCGGCGTCCCGACCTTCGCAGTCGTCGCCGCTGCCGCCGGCCCGCGGGCGGGATGGGGAGGAACGGGGACTGTCCCCGGCGCTTGGCTTCCGGGGCTCTCTGCGAGCCCCGGGCCGCGGGGACTCCGTTCCAGCCGCCGCGTCCGAGGCGGACCCGTTCCTCCACAGGCTGCGCCCCATGCTCAGCTCCGCCTTCGGCCAGGTAAGGGCCGCGCCTCCCGTCAGCGCTCCCGGGAAAGGCGCTCGGGACCCTGCCGGCCGCGGCTGCGCGTCCACAGCCTCCTCCTGCGGCCCGTGGCCCCCCTCCCCCGGGTCACGCCTCGGCTCACCCCGTCCTCCCCGGGCCGGCGCCCTTGCCGGCACTCCTCCTCCCCGTGCCTGGTTCAGCACCCCGTGCGCTGTCCACGCTCCGGGCCTCTTCGGGGCAAGGCCCTCCCCCATAACCTCCCTCATACCTGCCGGAACCCGCCAGTCCTGGAAGAGAGCGACCTCTATGACCCTCCTGGAGATTTGCGGGGGTCGAGGAGGGGCGCTCCGAGCAGGTGGCGCCAAACCCACTCCTCTGGCCTCTGGCCAGTACTGCCGGGGAGCGACTCAGGAGAGCAAGCGGTTTGGAGTCTGGGGGTCAAGAGAGGCGATCTCAGAGAACACAGAATTACTTGAGGGCGAGGGACATTAGCCACTGCCTATCATGTCCCTGAAGGCCTGGGAAAAGTTAGGAGATTCAAAAAtatgaggaaagagaagagatatCTGGGTAGGCATGGAGGGACATGCAGAGCTGTGGCTCAAACTGGAACTTTGGAGTGGTTTAAGGAGACTGTCACTCCAGGGATGCCATTGTAAGGGTCAGAAAGGCCACGAAGAGGTCATCAGTGGTTCCCACAACCTTTTCCTCAAGAGTCCCAGGCACCTGGGCACCTGCCCTTTAAAAACTGCTCCGTAGTCACAATCCAGGTCTACAGTTGGGGGCTGTGCTGCTGGGGAGACAGCTCAGTAGAAGGAAACCTCTGAACTCCCGAGCAAAAAAGCCAGGGTTTCCCCTAGTTCGGAGTCTGTAATCAAGTCAAACTCATTGGCACAGCTTTGAGACAGTTCTGTGGCAGCCTCTGAGAGGTGTCATGCAGAGGTCTGATTAGAGCGTTTGCATGGTTTGTAGGGAAACAGGGGGGCCTGCGCCTTTCTGTGCTAAGATCTAAAATAAAGAAGCTGTTTCAAGCTCGTGGCTTGCCACGCCGGATCAGAATTCCAAGGAGGCCCTGTGTGTTTTGCTTCAGATCTgcacatttcttttcaaaatactaCTCTGCAGTGGCTGATGCTGGTGGAGGTCTGACATGAAGGCAGCTGCACATGGATTTGGGTTGCGTGGGGCTGCTGTGGTGGGGCCATAGGGCAGCGGTGTGTGGCTTTGTTCCTGCAGGGAGCCCTCGTTAGCCGAGTTAGCTGGAAACAGTTCTCTGGAGTAGAGGTTTGGATGCAGAGCCGTGAGAGTTAGTGAGGCGATGTGTTAGGGGAGTTCATTGCAGTGGTTTGTGTTAGTGAGGAGGTGTAGGCTGTCAGGGCACTAGTGGTCTTTGGATTGGGGCTGGGTTGCAGCAGGAATGCTGGTTTGTTGAATGGGTGATAccgattcattcatttatcaattaCTTCTTGAGCATTTATTAAGGAAACCTTCAGGGGTTTCCTTAGTTCCTGTGGTTTGTTTGTTCAGACATTTGCTAGACACCAGGAGGACAACGGTGAACCAGGTAGCCAGGGCCCTGGCTGAACCTAGCAGTGTGGAACGGCAGGTCATTGGCTAGAATCATACACTTTCTGGTTACTCAGTTTGCTGCTGATCTGACTCagctcctgaaaaaaaaaaaaaaaagagtcctttctttcctgtcttgcAGAATTTGCCTGCATGAGCCCTTTCTGAGCTCCGAGCATTGTAGTGACgtacttttgtttttccttctaatttctcAGTCATTAAATGAATTATCCAGCCCAATGTTCTGAAATGTCACCAGGGTCACCTGAGTCAGGAGGAGCTGGAAGTTCCCATCAAATATTTACTACCTCCCTCTGGAAGCTCTTGCGTCTCAGAGCTGCGGGCTTTTACTTTAAAGCCCAGCACATTCAGTTTGGGCTTCCATTTGACACCTCCAAGTCACCTACGTGAGCCACAACAACAAACCCAGGCTGGGACTTTTATGTCAGAGCCTCCAGTCTCCTGTGACAGAGAGGAATtaatcttttcttcccttttctctgaattGAGATTTCGGTCCTTAGAGGTAGGGTCAGAACCAAGAGAAGGCAGATGGGGTTCTGAATACAGAAACTTTTAGTTAAGATCTGCTTAGGACAAAATACAGCCCTGGGGAAGTATAATTTTCATGTCTCCCcaagtttcatttgtttttaacttaactGAATTGCTTAACCTCATtaagtctatttcttttttaaaaaatattttttataatagagacagggtcacactgttTTGCCCGGGcagtctggaactcttgggctcaggtgatccacctgtctcagcctcccaaagtgctgggatgacaggcatgagccaccatgtctggccgaGTCTATTTCTTTACCTGCAACGTAGGGATCATCAGGGTGCCTAGGAGATTAAATGAGACATGGAGAGATAGAGAGAGCTTGGCTCAGGCCTGGCATGGAGCCCTTGCTAACTCTATCAGTGTTAGTTAttattcttgttgttgttgttgttgattaaCTACCAAGgccttcttccttttcatttgtaATAACCTCAGAGAGCCAGGGTTCAGAATGACACTGAAGGCATCAAGATGAATTCCTACCTTAAAGGAAACAGGGATGAAAACTCTCCCAGTGATCTCATAGAGCATCCTTATTGCATATGCATGGCGACAGCATGGTTTTGAGGCTAAGGCATGGAATGGTGGCTTGGGAGATAGCAGAGATGCAAGTtctaatcctggctctgtcactttcaatctctgtgaccttgggcatgttattttctctctgtggTCTTGGTTTCTTCATCCAGGAATGAGATTGACAAAAACTGCTTTGCAGTTATTAGGAGGCTTACACAAGATTAAGGATATCAAATGCCTGACTCATAGTGGGTGCTGGATAAAGGGCAGCTTCCATTAATGTTATTGCTGTTATTAATAGGGTAATTGAATGAGGGCCTGTGTAAGGTACTTTGAAAGCTGATTCTGAGCCAGGTGAGGACGGCTATTAAGGGAAGGAGCTGAATGTCAAAGGATCTTCCCTACTCCCGCTTTGTGGCCGGCTAAGGACATGCCACCCAGCTGCCTAGAGAAGATGTGATGTCAGAAATTAGCTCGGCAGAGGCATGATGACATGGGGCTTTGGGTCTTGGAAGAGTATTTTAAGAAACAGGCTTTCTGATCCTTACCCTGAGCTTGAGAAGAAACATGCCTTGTGGAGGAGGCAAATGTGGATAAAACCCACAGCTTTGTcccatcttttccatttttccagcTGTAGAAACATGTCTCCTAATACAGATAAGCTATCCTTGTTCCCATACTGCTTTGCACATAGCAGGATCAcagtatttaatgaatgaatgaatgagagaatgaatggTATCACCAGCCTCTGGACTTCAGAGGCTTCCTTAGTTCCtgtggttggtttgtttgtttattttgagacacagtctcactctgtcactccaggctggagtgcagtggtgtgatcttggctcactgcaacctccatttccaaGATTAAAGTCATTCACGTGCTTCAACTTCTTgaacagctggaattacaggtgcttgctgccacacctggctaatttttgtatttttaatagagatggggtttcaccatgttggccaggctggtcttgaactcctgacctcaaatgatccacccgcctcaacctcccaaagtgctgggattagaggcgtgagctaccgtgcctggtcAGTTCCCGTGGTTTAGATGGGGAGAGAGGCCATGGTGGTTTTGTTCATGGGTTTAATTGCACTAAGCCTATGTTCCTAAGATAGGGCTGTGTCTATTCCTCACTCCTGCTCCAGTCACGtgtctccctccttctctctgagACCGCTTGGAGCCCCTATAGCTTTTCTCCGGGTCCTGGGGAGAGGCAAAGTGAAGGTCAGCTTGTGGTTAGCATCAGTCATAGGTGATAGGAGTGGCTTGGAGTCAGTTCAGTGAGAGTCCTCCAGGAGGTGGACCTTTGCCTCCAGCTGTTTTTGAGAGGCAACAATCGCACTTGAGGCCTCAGTCTAGAGCCCACTGAACCGTGGACAAAGTACCTTCTTATCTTCACAGCTACCTGTGAAGGTTAGCATCATcaacccccaccccgcccccaccaccacaattttagaaatgaggaagggttggccaggcacggtggctcacacctgtaatcccagcactttgggaggccgaggcgggtggatcacttgaggtcaggagtttgagactagcctggccaacacagtgagacccgtctctactaaaaatacaaaaattagctgggtgtggtggtggacgcctgtaaccctagctacttgggaggctgaggcatgagaattgcttgaacccaggaggtggagtttgcagtgagctgagattgtgcactccagcctgggtgacagaggaagactgtctggaaaaaaaaaaaaaaaagaaatgaggaaggctgaagagagaggaagtgacttgtccaaaggcCATATAGTAAGTACATGGcagggccaggtgtagtggctcacatctgtaattgtagcactttgggaggccaagtcaggaggatcgcttgagcccaagagcttgaggctgcagtgaactacgattgcaccactgtactccagccacagtgacagagcgagaccctgtctcttaaaataagtCAATAAGTAGGTGGCAGGACTGTGCTGAGAACTGTGGTCTGCTTGTCTCCAAAAATACCTGCCTGTTCTGTATGTGCCATGCTGCTTTGGTGGGAAGTCATATAAGTGTGTTCCCTGTTCCTCAGAAGCATCTGAAAGCACCTCTCATGTTACAGTCCAGCTTTCCCTGAGTGTCTTGGTACCGGGCTGTCATCCAAGTTCAAATGCTGGTGATAGAACTGACCAGGGCCAAAGGCCAGCCTCCCTTCTAATCAGGAATAATCAGCAATGAGTTTATCCTTCTCATCCCTCTGATCCTATTATTCCATTCTAGCACTCAAAGTAGGGCTTCCGGAGGCCCAAGGGCGGCTGCCACAGTGGATAGAGATGGGAGGTGGGGGCATACAACATGCTTCACTCCTTATAGGAAGCCCCCACCGTTCagccttttgtgttttttgttttgttttgttttgtttttaagagacaaggtcttgctctgtcacccaggctggaatgcaggatacaatcatagctcactgcagcctcaaactcctgggctcaagtgatcctcctgccccagcttcctgagtatctatGACTAGGGGCacagccgccatgcctggctaattttaaaatttttaatagagatggggtcttgctatgttgcccaggctggtcttgaactcctggcctcaaatgatcctcccacctcagcctctcgaagtgctgggattacaggcataagctgccATACCCAGCTGTTCAgcccttttaaaatttcctactGAAGGCTGAGCCATCTGTCCCTCCTGTCTACCTGCCCAGCTCAAGTTAGCTTAAGTAAGCTTTAAAGCACATCGAAATCCCTGGATTCCTTGCTATCCTCAAACCTCAAACTAGTAtcagctcctgcacctgcctccAAAGCAGGATGGGATTTCTTCAAAGTGTGTGATTTTTTCATAGGGGCATGGTTTTGCCAGCTCCTGTCTCCTTTTTGCAAGGACAGAGGCAAATCCCCAGGTCGACAAGTGGGTGCTATGCCCGAACTGGCCTGCAGGGGGCAGTAACCACCAGATTTGACTGAGTTGATGCCCTGCTGAACAAATGGATGCCACACTTGGTCCTTTAAGACCAATGCTGGGCAGGGGAAGAGGGTGCTTTCTAGATGCCTGGCACGGTGCCAAGCCCtttgcatgtattatctcattagCTCCTCACAAGAGCCCTGTGGGAGGTGCTATTAGaatccctattttataaatgaagaaactgaagccgaGAAAGATCAACATGTCCTCTAGGCCACACGGTTACTAAGCAgcagataagattttttttttttttttttttttttttaaatagagacgaggtctcactatgttgtccaggctggtctcgaactcctgggcttaatgatcttcccgccttggcctccaaggattacagatgtgagccactatgcctggctggagtgcaatgacatgatcttggctcactgcagtctccgcctcccgggttcaagggattctcctgcctcagcctcccgagtaacggggactgcaggcacctgccaccacgcccagctaacttttttttttttttagtagagacaaggtttcaccatgttgggcaggctggcctcaaactcctgacttcaggtgatccacctgcctatgcctcccaaagttctgggattacaggcatgagccaccacgccccgccccAAGCTCTTAGCCTCCACATCAGTGCTTCCCAACACCGGCTACAGGTTAGAATGACCTGGGAGTACTAAGCAACACCAATGTCCAGTGCCCATCAAAGACAGAATTAAGTCAGAATTTCTGGGGAAGCTCCCCAGTCATGCCAGTCTACAGCCAGCATTGAGAATCTCTGCTTTACACTGTGCTGTTTTGGCCTTTATATATATCCACCCATTCACACCTGGACCTTAACCTGAGCGTCCCTCTGAGGTCCCTAGTGAGCACTATTGTTTCAAAGGAGCCTACATATGGTCTATTCTCTAGATTTTGCCTGCAAGTCTTTCCTGATCCCCTAGACTCAGACAGATTCCCCTCATTCACATTCTCAGAGTTTTGGTGTTTTCCCTTCATAGCATTTATCTGAAATG from the Macaca thibetana thibetana isolate TM-01 chromosome 11, ASM2454274v1, whole genome shotgun sequence genome contains:
- the CABP1 gene encoding calcium-binding protein 1 isoform X2, with amino-acid sequence MSSHIAKSESKTSLLKAAAAAASGGSRAPRHGPARDPGLPSRRLTGSCPGTPQSSGDPSSRRPLCRPAPREEGARGSQRGLPQAHCRPREALPAAASRPSQSSPLPPARGRDGEERGLSPALGFRGSLRAPGRGDSVPAAASEADPFLHRLRPMLSSAFGQDRSLRPEEIEELREAFREFDKDKDGYINCRDLGNCMRTMGYMPTEMELIELSQQINMNLGGHVDFDDFVELMGPKLLAETADMIGVKELRDAFREFDTNGDGEISTSELREAMRKLLGHQVGHRDIEEIIRDVDLNGDGRVDFEEFVRMMSR
- the CABP1 gene encoding calcium-binding protein 1 isoform X1, with translation MGGGDGAAFKRPGDGARLQRVLGLGSRRAPRSLPAGGPAPRRTAPPPPGHASAGPAAMSSHIAKSESKTSLLKAAAAAASGGSRAPRHGPARDPGLPSRRLTGSCPGTPQSSGDPSSRRPLCRPAPREEGARGSQRGLPQAHCRPREALPAAASRPSQSSPLPPARGRDGEERGLSPALGFRGSLRAPGRGDSVPAAASEADPFLHRLRPMLSSAFGQDRSLRPEEIEELREAFREFDKDKDGYINCRDLGNCMRTMGYMPTEMELIELSQQINMNLGGHVDFDDFVELMGPKLLAETADMIGVKELRDAFREFDTNGDGEISTSELREAMRKLLGHQVGHRDIEEIIRDVDLNGDGRVDFEEFVRMMSR